One Candidatus Nitrososphaera evergladensis SR1 genomic window carries:
- a CDS encoding DNA adenine methylase — MDDIMDSAATKPWKPVNSPIKWVGGKYKARDLIVNVIPPHHCYVEVFAGAAWVLFRKPPSRVEVYNDIDQDVVNFFRIVKEQPEEFVKSFDLELVSRAEFDRLKNIAPETLDPVARAHRFYYLIMAGWGGELDYPRFQTSISDGGGGNRLVGALKTLRSRIEPIHDRLKTVLIENLDWRQLVDRYDDSRTVMYLDPPYPDNNCNYQHNMRRIEEHKELADWMRTAKSKLILTCYNKPEIRALYSDFHIMEINFAAGMISKGGERLNKELIVANFKLGKELELKCTRQGKKKLDTSASFF; from the coding sequence ATGGACGACATAATGGATTCTGCCGCCACCAAGCCCTGGAAGCCTGTTAACAGTCCGATAAAGTGGGTTGGTGGCAAGTACAAGGCGCGTGACCTGATCGTTAACGTTATTCCTCCGCATCACTGCTATGTGGAAGTCTTTGCGGGAGCGGCCTGGGTCCTTTTCAGAAAACCGCCAAGCCGCGTGGAAGTGTACAACGACATTGATCAAGACGTGGTCAACTTTTTCAGGATTGTGAAAGAGCAACCTGAGGAGTTTGTAAAAAGTTTTGACCTCGAACTTGTCAGCAGGGCCGAATTTGACCGCCTCAAGAACATCGCCCCGGAAACTCTTGATCCCGTAGCGCGAGCGCACAGGTTCTATTATTTGATAATGGCCGGATGGGGAGGGGAACTTGACTATCCGCGGTTCCAAACCAGCATATCAGACGGAGGTGGCGGGAACCGGTTGGTAGGCGCGCTAAAGACGCTACGTTCCAGAATCGAGCCTATCCATGACAGATTAAAGACCGTGCTTATCGAGAACCTTGACTGGAGGCAGCTGGTGGACAGGTATGATGATTCCCGGACTGTCATGTACCTGGACCCTCCTTACCCGGATAACAATTGCAACTATCAGCACAATATGCGCAGAATCGAGGAACATAAAGAATTGGCAGACTGGATGCGAACGGCCAAGTCCAAGCTCATACTGACATGTTATAATAAACCCGAGATCAGGGCTCTGTACTCCGACTTCCATATAATGGAGATCAATTTTGCGGCAGGAATGATTTCCAAGGGTGGCGAGCGGCTTAACAAGGAGCTTATAGTCGCCAACTTCAAGCTAGGAAAGGAATTGGAGCTAAAGTGTACCCGTCAAGGCAAGAAGAAGCTGGACACGTCTGCAAGCTTCTTTTAG
- a CDS encoding SLC13 family permease, translated as MQEYVALGVFAVVYVLIIGRRRFGVPIWAAMLIGAALMVGLQVTGISDAFRAVNLEVIAFLFGMFSIVSALERAGVLRMIAVRMLARAKTPSQLLMIFVVGMGVLAAFLVNDTIALLGIPLAVHVARHAKIKPTILLLTLAFGITVGSVMTPIGNPQNLLIAIDSGMQFPFVTFLLYLSVPTVANLFVTYLILKAYFRKELPKMLEHAPAAEEEAEIVKEEEGDGAIHYNPRQARLAIYVTVATLAGFVISEFLHVLKVADFGLSVVAMLGAAALYALSSERTQILRKVDYSVLVFFAAMFVVTSAMWQSGAISIITGWLPDPSPADKAQSLGVITAASLSLSQVLSNVPFVALYDFVMTENGFGGEHVAQWLMLAAASTIAGNLTILGAASNVIVIEAAESRGVRAFSFFEFAKIGSVITAANIAIYYAFIVLIVR; from the coding sequence GTGCAGGAGTACGTCGCCCTTGGCGTGTTTGCGGTGGTATACGTCCTCATAATCGGCCGGCGCAGGTTTGGGGTGCCGATATGGGCCGCGATGCTCATCGGCGCGGCGCTGATGGTCGGCCTGCAGGTGACAGGGATTTCTGACGCGTTCAGGGCGGTAAACCTGGAAGTCATTGCTTTCCTCTTTGGCATGTTCAGCATAGTCTCGGCGCTGGAAAGGGCAGGCGTGCTTAGGATGATAGCAGTCAGGATGCTTGCGCGTGCAAAGACGCCGTCGCAACTCCTGATGATTTTTGTGGTGGGAATGGGAGTGCTTGCGGCATTTTTGGTAAACGACACGATTGCGCTCCTTGGGATACCGCTTGCCGTCCACGTGGCAAGGCACGCCAAGATCAAGCCCACCATACTCCTCTTGACGCTTGCATTCGGGATAACGGTTGGGAGCGTCATGACCCCGATAGGCAACCCCCAGAACCTGCTGATAGCCATTGATAGCGGCATGCAGTTTCCGTTCGTCACGTTCCTGCTCTACCTGAGCGTGCCTACAGTGGCAAACCTGTTTGTCACGTACCTGATACTAAAGGCATATTTCAGAAAAGAGCTTCCAAAGATGCTGGAGCACGCGCCGGCGGCGGAGGAGGAAGCAGAGATTGTAAAAGAAGAGGAGGGTGACGGCGCCATCCACTATAACCCCCGGCAGGCAAGGCTTGCCATTTACGTAACGGTTGCAACGCTTGCAGGGTTTGTCATATCCGAGTTCCTGCACGTGCTCAAGGTGGCAGACTTTGGGCTGAGCGTGGTGGCGATGCTTGGCGCGGCTGCGCTGTACGCGCTTTCAAGCGAGCGCACGCAGATCCTGAGAAAGGTGGACTATTCTGTGCTCGTGTTCTTTGCGGCAATGTTTGTAGTCACGTCGGCAATGTGGCAGTCAGGCGCAATATCGATAATCACGGGATGGCTCCCGGATCCAAGCCCGGCCGACAAGGCGCAGAGCCTTGGCGTGATAACGGCGGCAAGCCTTTCGCTGAGCCAGGTGCTCAGCAACGTCCCCTTTGTGGCGCTGTACGACTTTGTCATGACTGAAAACGGGTTTGGAGGCGAGCACGTGGCGCAGTGGCTGATGCTAGCCGCGGCGAGCACAATAGCCGGCAACCTTACGATACTTGGCGCGGCGAGCAACGTCATTGTCATTGAAGCGGCAGAGTCAAGGGGCGTTCGCGCGTTTTCCTTTTTCGAGTTTGCCAAGATCGGAAGCGTGATAACCGCGGCAAACATTGCGATATACTATGCATTCATTGTGCTGATAGTGCGCTAG
- a CDS encoding NUDIX hydrolase, which yields MEKKEEEKKGWKRLGRKKVFEARNGKTVYMELFQDTVQTPKGRTLSYTHYRSSDVVIVVPFLDKKTLVMIKQYRYPLGKVLLEFPAGHVEKGESPLATAKRELREETGYSAKRVEHVYDYHPSVSKSRQVVHVFFAAGLAGGKTDHDSTEDIDVEIVKIASLRDMIRKRKVENAGTLIAYLLCCSSDGGGIKKINGKGE from the coding sequence TTGGAAAAGAAAGAAGAGGAGAAGAAGGGCTGGAAGCGCCTTGGCCGGAAAAAGGTGTTTGAGGCAAGGAACGGCAAGACCGTCTACATGGAGCTCTTTCAGGACACCGTGCAGACGCCAAAGGGCAGGACCCTGTCTTATACGCACTATCGCTCGTCAGATGTCGTGATAGTCGTCCCGTTCCTTGACAAAAAGACTCTTGTCATGATAAAGCAGTACCGCTACCCTCTTGGCAAGGTGCTGCTAGAGTTTCCGGCCGGCCACGTGGAAAAGGGCGAAAGCCCCCTTGCGACTGCAAAAAGGGAGCTGCGCGAGGAGACGGGATACAGTGCAAAAAGAGTAGAGCACGTCTACGACTACCACCCGTCAGTCAGCAAGTCGCGGCAGGTGGTGCACGTCTTTTTTGCGGCTGGCCTTGCAGGTGGCAAGACCGACCACGACAGCACCGAGGACATTGACGTGGAAATAGTGAAGATTGCAAGCCTCCGGGACATGATACGCAAGCGCAAGGTGGAAAACGCCGGCACGCTGATTGCGTACCTGCTGTGCTGCAGCAGCGACGGCGGTGGAATAAAAAAGATAAACGGCAAGGGAGAATAG
- a CDS encoding homocysteine S-methyltransferase family protein, which yields MSPSQAREPFLEAAKKRRLLFDGAMGTEIQKLSPRPEDFPNGKDGFNDGLVLTRPEWIKNIHRSYLKAGADCIETNTFGSNKFKLEEYGYGDQTVKFNKKAAQLAREVADEFEGRYVIGSMGPTGFLPSSNDPDLGQKPLDEIREAFALQAEGLILGGVDALLIETSQDILEVKLAIEASHQAMEKVGKKVPIIANVTLDQYGKMLLGTSVQAAYTTVSDMGIDFFGLNCSTGPAEMEPSVKWLAEQDLPILVMPNAGMPHNEGGKAVYKMKPKDVAHKMEDFVKSYENVRLIGGCCGTNPKHIAELRRVLEMTPPSSSK from the coding sequence TTGTCTCCCTCGCAAGCAAGAGAGCCGTTCCTAGAAGCCGCTAAAAAGAGGAGGCTGCTGTTTGACGGCGCCATGGGCACAGAGATACAAAAGCTCAGCCCAAGGCCAGAGGACTTTCCGAACGGCAAGGACGGCTTTAACGACGGCCTCGTACTCACAAGGCCAGAGTGGATAAAAAATATCCACCGCAGCTACCTAAAAGCAGGCGCCGACTGCATCGAGACAAACACGTTTGGCTCCAACAAGTTCAAGCTCGAAGAGTACGGCTATGGGGACCAGACGGTCAAGTTCAACAAAAAGGCGGCGCAGCTGGCCAGAGAAGTGGCAGACGAGTTTGAGGGTCGCTATGTCATCGGCTCGATGGGGCCTACGGGGTTTCTCCCAAGTTCCAACGATCCCGATCTTGGGCAAAAGCCCCTTGACGAAATACGCGAGGCGTTTGCGCTTCAGGCCGAAGGCCTCATACTGGGAGGCGTAGACGCACTGCTGATAGAGACGAGCCAGGACATACTTGAGGTAAAGCTTGCAATCGAGGCGTCCCACCAGGCCATGGAAAAGGTCGGCAAAAAGGTCCCGATAATTGCCAACGTGACGCTTGACCAGTACGGCAAGATGCTCCTTGGGACAAGCGTGCAGGCCGCATACACGACTGTGAGCGACATGGGAATCGACTTTTTTGGCCTCAACTGCTCAACCGGGCCGGCAGAGATGGAGCCAAGCGTCAAGTGGCTGGCAGAGCAGGACCTGCCGATACTGGTCATGCCAAACGCAGGTATGCCTCACAACGAGGGCGGAAAGGCGGTCTACAAGATGAAGCCCAAAGACGTTGCGCACAAGATGGAAGACTTTGTCAAAAGTTACGAAAACGTGCGCCTTATAGGAGGCTGCTGTGGCACGAACCCAAAACACATCGCAGAGCTCAGGCGCGTTCTTGAGATGACGCCGCCATCGTCATCGAAATAG
- a CDS encoding MgtC/SapB family protein: MVFEGIPAGYEVRFLVGIGISLAAGFAIGAERESRNKAAGISTHCLVIGGSMIFTLLSSLVDPNSSSRIAAQIISGIGFLGAGLILKSELDGKITNLTTAAAVWFAASIGMAIGYEYYFLAIVATAFAVGVPRIPHISRMIKKGEET, from the coding sequence ATGGTTTTTGAAGGAATACCAGCTGGCTACGAGGTGCGTTTTCTGGTTGGAATCGGGATTTCCCTTGCAGCCGGCTTTGCCATTGGCGCAGAGAGGGAGTCAAGGAACAAGGCCGCGGGGATAAGCACGCACTGCCTTGTTATCGGCGGGTCGATGATTTTCACCCTTCTTTCGTCGCTTGTGGACCCCAACTCATCGTCAAGGATTGCGGCGCAGATAATCTCAGGCATAGGTTTTCTCGGGGCAGGGCTCATCCTAAAGAGCGAGCTTGATGGCAAGATAACAAACCTGACGACTGCAGCGGCGGTGTGGTTTGCGGCCTCGATAGGAATGGCCATCGGCTACGAATACTACTTTCTTGCAATAGTGGCAACTGCCTTTGCAGTCGGCGTGCCGCGAATACCGCACATTTCAAGGATGATAAAGAAAGGAGAAGAGACATAG
- a CDS encoding alcohol dehydrogenase catalytic domain-containing protein, translated as MAEEGTMTMKAMVLDRCAPIETKPLKLKSIPVPKPKKRGEVLLEIETCGVCRSNLHMIEGDWKDEGSPSVLPVVPGHEVVGVVKKADGARKVKEGDRVGIQPLFSSCLKCGYCNSGKEHLCDDAEITGESVQGGYAEYIVADEEFVTAIPDSIDSAHAAPLFCPGITAYKAVKASEPARGRSVGIFGIGGVGHLAIQMAKMEGARVVGISRAKKHLDLAKKLGADSTVAYQDSTDQFLKNLKKEEGLLDSAIVFAPSEKAIDAAIKSVKKGGLVVVGVVGEIPHFSAFEEKTIRGTVIGSRQDMADLVALAAGGSLEVVIETHKLAEANDVLARLKHSEVEARAVLVP; from the coding sequence ATGGCAGAAGAAGGCACGATGACGATGAAGGCGATGGTGCTTGACAGGTGCGCGCCAATCGAGACAAAACCATTGAAGCTAAAGTCGATACCGGTTCCAAAGCCGAAAAAGAGAGGCGAAGTGCTCCTGGAGATAGAGACGTGCGGCGTCTGCCGGTCAAACCTGCACATGATAGAGGGCGACTGGAAGGACGAAGGATCGCCGTCGGTCCTGCCAGTTGTTCCCGGGCATGAGGTGGTAGGCGTCGTGAAAAAAGCCGATGGCGCAAGGAAGGTCAAAGAAGGTGACAGGGTCGGCATCCAGCCGTTGTTTAGCTCGTGCCTCAAATGCGGCTATTGTAATTCAGGCAAGGAGCACCTGTGCGACGACGCAGAGATAACGGGCGAAAGCGTGCAGGGCGGGTACGCGGAGTACATCGTTGCGGACGAAGAGTTTGTCACTGCGATACCTGACAGCATAGACTCTGCGCACGCGGCCCCGCTGTTCTGCCCCGGCATAACCGCGTACAAGGCAGTCAAGGCAAGCGAGCCGGCAAGAGGCAGGTCTGTAGGCATTTTCGGGATCGGGGGAGTCGGGCACCTTGCCATACAGATGGCCAAGATGGAAGGCGCAAGGGTGGTCGGCATATCCCGTGCAAAAAAGCACCTTGACCTTGCCAAGAAGCTGGGCGCAGACAGCACGGTTGCGTACCAAGATTCTACCGACCAGTTCCTCAAGAACCTGAAAAAGGAAGAAGGATTATTGGACAGCGCAATCGTGTTTGCCCCGTCAGAGAAGGCCATAGACGCGGCGATAAAGTCGGTCAAAAAGGGCGGGCTTGTAGTGGTCGGAGTCGTAGGCGAGATACCGCACTTTTCCGCGTTTGAAGAAAAGACCATTCGCGGGACCGTGATAGGCTCGCGGCAGGACATGGCAGACCTTGTGGCACTTGCCGCCGGCGGGTCGCTTGAAGTCGTGATAGAGACGCACAAGCTTGCCGAGGCAAACGACGTGCTTGCGAGGCTGAAACACTCGGAGGTAGAGGCACGGGCGGTCCTCGTGCCCTAG
- a CDS encoding 4a-hydroxytetrahydrobiopterin dehydratase: MTRNIFPRKRNDDNHDDKGMNTPAAKRQGTLRLVLAIAAASMLAMFAYTGATLSQAQPQQQTAEARTLLSKVLLTKTMASSQDPAPGHETHQSAVFLPPLGEDVIYSGTLTWAASDLVELFTYHHYDGPVDGNLPPLYTEQSNNKTYASPLFFTPPDSAADHGSMNVAANAIGFHSLKGTAFTVTATFDGWTKKVALEKFSPGNATGYLATASNDKTKSSASLIPETAVNPKDMNYTILSESQIKEELTNNTELDGWRQVADNGSGKLHKTFQFKNFVQAFQFMYRVGLEAEKMNHHPDWTNNYNTVSAYLYTWSAGNKITDYDIKLAGIMKRSRRPWGDQHDCCRNWQRYYYCNSSKGGHDVWLSPRQGGLPFLHGTERRHDHRAGAA, from the coding sequence ATGACCCGCAACATATTTCCAAGAAAGCGCAATGATGATAATCACGACGACAAAGGCATGAACACGCCAGCAGCAAAAAGGCAAGGGACACTGCGCCTCGTACTGGCAATAGCCGCCGCGTCGATGCTGGCAATGTTTGCATACACGGGCGCTACTCTGTCACAGGCGCAGCCGCAGCAGCAGACTGCCGAGGCAAGAACCCTTCTGAGCAAAGTCTTGCTGACAAAGACTATGGCGTCAAGCCAAGACCCCGCTCCGGGCCATGAGACCCACCAGTCTGCAGTGTTTTTGCCTCCACTTGGAGAAGACGTGATCTACAGTGGGACGCTCACGTGGGCAGCAAGCGACCTCGTAGAGCTGTTCACGTACCATCACTACGACGGGCCGGTGGATGGCAACTTGCCTCCCCTGTACACGGAGCAGTCCAACAACAAGACCTACGCCTCTCCACTGTTCTTTACTCCGCCGGATTCTGCCGCAGACCACGGCTCGATGAACGTGGCGGCAAACGCGATAGGGTTCCACAGCCTGAAAGGAACGGCGTTTACGGTGACTGCCACCTTTGACGGCTGGACGAAAAAGGTCGCGCTAGAGAAATTCAGTCCCGGCAACGCCACGGGCTATTTGGCGACAGCATCAAACGACAAAACCAAATCTTCAGCGTCGTTGATACCAGAGACGGCGGTCAACCCCAAAGACATGAACTACACTATCCTGTCAGAAAGCCAGATCAAAGAGGAGCTGACAAACAATACTGAATTGGACGGCTGGCGGCAAGTCGCAGACAATGGGAGCGGCAAGCTCCACAAGACTTTTCAGTTCAAGAACTTTGTGCAGGCTTTTCAGTTCATGTACCGCGTGGGGCTAGAGGCTGAAAAGATGAACCACCACCCTGACTGGACCAACAACTACAACACAGTGTCCGCCTACCTGTATACGTGGAGCGCTGGAAACAAGATAACAGATTACGACATCAAGCTGGCAGGCATCATGAAGAGAAGCCGCCGCCCTTGGGGCGACCAGCATGACTGCTGCAGAAACTGGCAACGCTACTACTACTGTAACAGCAGCAAAGGAGGTCATGATGTTTGGCTCTCCCCACGTCAGGGTGGACTACCTTTTCTCCACGGAACGGAGCGACGGCACGACCATCGGGCAGGAGCTGCTTGA
- the asnS gene encoding asparagine--tRNA ligase: protein MRASEVKNAGFVGKEVTIRGWVHRLRKQKENSFILLRDDRGAVIQCVLPTDKVANLTIESSVQITGTVSQDPRAPEGGFEIKGKELKIFNIAEEYPIGEYQSDELLLDKRHLALRTRKMIAIAKVRASVLHYGRRWFVENGWMEVTAPTIVKGAVEGGSTLFKLRYFDQDAYLSQSAQLYLEAMIFSLGPVWSLTPSFRAEKSRTVRHLAEFSHLEAEAPWVTLEDILKVEEQLVSYVIQNTLKERAEELEFLKRDVSGLKKVEPPFERLPYGRAIEILRSKGFEVTEDDGTRRGIQFGDDLSIDSERELTKDADKPVFVVGYPISVKPFYVKEDPEHPGVGLTADMLAPSGFGEITSGGQREDSIDSITSRMLKEGLKPEAYEWYLDLRRYGSVPHGGFGLGIERLVRWITNAEDIKDTVLFPRTMSRVEP, encoded by the coding sequence ATGCGCGCCAGCGAGGTCAAGAACGCCGGTTTTGTGGGCAAGGAAGTAACGATAAGGGGCTGGGTCCACCGCCTGCGCAAGCAAAAGGAAAACTCGTTCATACTTCTCAGGGACGACAGGGGCGCAGTGATACAGTGCGTCCTGCCGACTGACAAGGTTGCAAACCTCACGATAGAGTCGTCCGTACAAATCACTGGCACTGTGAGCCAGGACCCCCGGGCGCCGGAGGGCGGCTTTGAGATAAAGGGAAAAGAACTGAAAATATTCAACATCGCAGAGGAGTACCCCATAGGCGAGTACCAGAGCGACGAGCTGCTGCTTGACAAACGCCACCTCGCGCTCCGGACGCGGAAGATGATAGCAATAGCCAAGGTGCGCGCATCTGTTCTCCATTACGGCCGGCGGTGGTTCGTGGAAAACGGCTGGATGGAGGTGACGGCGCCGACCATTGTAAAGGGAGCGGTGGAAGGAGGCTCGACGCTTTTCAAGTTGCGATACTTTGACCAGGACGCGTACCTCTCGCAGAGCGCGCAGCTGTACCTGGAGGCGATGATATTTTCCCTTGGCCCGGTGTGGAGCCTGACGCCGTCGTTCCGGGCTGAAAAGTCAAGGACGGTCAGGCACCTGGCAGAGTTTTCGCACCTGGAGGCAGAGGCTCCGTGGGTCACGCTTGAGGACATCCTGAAGGTGGAGGAGCAGCTCGTCTCGTACGTGATACAGAACACCCTCAAAGAGCGTGCGGAAGAGCTGGAATTTCTAAAGCGCGATGTTTCCGGCCTCAAAAAAGTCGAGCCTCCGTTTGAGCGCCTGCCATACGGCCGAGCAATAGAGATTTTGCGCTCAAAAGGATTTGAAGTCACGGAGGATGACGGGACAAGGCGCGGCATCCAGTTTGGCGACGACCTGTCGATAGATTCAGAGCGCGAGCTGACCAAGGACGCTGACAAGCCGGTGTTTGTGGTCGGCTACCCCATTTCCGTCAAGCCGTTTTATGTCAAGGAAGACCCGGAGCACCCGGGCGTCGGGCTGACTGCAGACATGCTTGCGCCAAGTGGCTTTGGCGAGATAACAAGTGGCGGCCAGAGGGAAGACAGCATCGACTCTATCACAAGCAGGATGCTAAAAGAGGGGTTAAAGCCGGAGGCGTACGAGTGGTATCTCGACCTGCGCAGGTACGGGTCGGTGCCGCACGGCGGCTTTGGACTTGGCATCGAGCGCCTCGTGCGTTGGATAACAAACGCGGAGGACATCAAGGACACGGTGCTTTTCCCAAGGACGATGTCGCGAGTAGAGCCGTGA
- a CDS encoding MarC family protein translates to MVEFLYSPEHFLQDLVRSTITLLVVIDPIGIVPIFMSLTRQMEKAGRAEVSKTVVITAAGLLFVFALAGTQIFGIFGISISSFMVAGGVLLFILAIELLTGGWRFIGSDTTGDTGVVPLAFPLLAGPGAITAVIISLETTGLVATVLSIVFAIAATYATLRYSDRIYRILGRRGSLIVTRVFAVFVAAIAIQYVVEGAKALFGL, encoded by the coding sequence ATGGTGGAATTTCTTTATTCGCCCGAGCATTTTCTCCAGGATCTTGTCCGGTCCACTATTACGCTGCTTGTAGTGATTGACCCGATTGGGATCGTGCCCATCTTTATGTCGCTGACCCGGCAAATGGAGAAGGCCGGAAGGGCCGAGGTTTCCAAGACCGTCGTAATCACGGCAGCAGGCCTGCTCTTTGTTTTTGCGCTTGCTGGCACACAGATCTTTGGCATATTTGGGATCTCGATCTCAAGCTTTATGGTCGCCGGCGGAGTCCTCCTGTTCATCCTGGCAATAGAGCTTTTGACTGGAGGGTGGAGGTTCATCGGCTCGGACACGACAGGAGACACTGGAGTGGTGCCGCTTGCATTTCCTCTGCTTGCCGGGCCCGGCGCCATAACTGCCGTCATAATCTCGCTTGAAACAACCGGCCTGGTGGCAACCGTGCTTTCAATCGTTTTTGCAATAGCCGCGACCTACGCGACCCTGCGGTACTCTGACAGGATATACAGGATCCTGGGCAGGCGCGGCTCTTTGATAGTCACGCGGGTTTTCGCGGTGTTCGTCGCGGCCATAGCCATACAGTACGTCGTAGAAGGCGCCAAGGCGCTCTTTGGATTATGA
- a CDS encoding TetR/AcrR family transcriptional regulator, translating to MPKGKEEKAERIMEAALAVLSKNGYENTTINEVADAAKVSRGLLHYYFKDKEDMVSKSLAFGFGPMWDSSVGSLSGAKSPEELVDGMIEILKRNVQENSDFTALLFEMWVSSRRSAKIDKVFKDGLDEAINRLKALLEFASSVGVIKVDASEAEGIVRMLFAIYQGMAMQLILNPEKVKDKRMWTPIRRVLLAAFKG from the coding sequence GTGCCAAAGGGCAAGGAGGAAAAGGCCGAGCGGATAATGGAGGCGGCGCTGGCAGTGCTCTCAAAAAACGGCTACGAAAACACTACCATCAACGAAGTTGCAGATGCCGCCAAGGTCAGCAGGGGCCTCCTGCATTACTACTTCAAGGACAAGGAGGACATGGTTTCAAAGTCTCTTGCGTTTGGCTTTGGGCCGATGTGGGACTCGTCTGTAGGCAGCCTGTCAGGTGCCAAGTCGCCGGAGGAGCTGGTCGACGGCATGATAGAGATCCTGAAAAGAAACGTGCAGGAAAATTCCGACTTTACCGCCCTGCTCTTTGAGATGTGGGTCAGCAGCAGAAGGAGCGCCAAGATAGACAAGGTCTTTAAAGACGGCCTTGATGAGGCGATAAACAGGCTAAAGGCCCTTTTGGAATTTGCGTCTTCGGTGGGCGTCATAAAGGTAGACGCATCAGAGGCAGAGGGAATTGTGAGGATGCTCTTTGCCATCTACCAGGGCATGGCCATGCAGCTCATCCTCAACCCGGAAAAGGTAAAAGACAAACGGATGTGGACGCCCATAAGAAGGGTGCTGCTTGCCGCGTTCAAGGGCTAA